The stretch of DNA AACCACTCACAGGACCATCTCGCTCACAGGACCATCTCGCTCAAAGGGCCATCTCGATCTCGACCGACAGGCCCGTGCCGGGATCGGCGGGCATCACCGCGCACAGCCGTGCGGCATCGGCACGCGCACGGTCGAGGATCGCCGCGGGGACGTCGGCCCGGTGATAGACCCGGTCGGCGCTGGCCAGCGCGCGGGCCTGGCGCAACGTCAGGTCCTCGGGATCGTCGGACAGCAGGACGAGCGTTATCGCCACGTCGCGCCGTGCAGCCGGCGTTCCCGTCGGGGCCAGCCACGCATCGACGTCGTGCGTCGGCGACAACGGATCGAGCATGCCCCCTGCCCCCATCGCCGTCGCCAGCGCGCGGCGGCGCTCGCCCATATCAGGCCAGCGCGTCCGTAACGCGACCCGCGCAGCCTGCAACGCCAGCGCGAGCTTGCCGAGATCGGCTGGGATCAAGGCTTCGAGTCGTTGCCGCAGGGCGGCGGCGAGCCCGGCGGACACGCCGCTCGTCCCGATCGCGATCAACACCGGTGCACGGTCGACGATCGCCGGCAGCGTGAAGTCGCACAGCGCCGAGCGATCGACCGCGTTGACCAGGATCCCCCGCGCCTTCAGTCGTGCGACCGCCGCCAGCGCTTCGTCCTCGTCGTCGATCGCAACGATCGCAAGCGACGCCGCCGCATCCTCGCCGACGACATCCGCACCCGCACGATCGAGCAACCGGCGTTTCGCATCCGCTGCCTCGCCCTCGCCCAGCAGGATCACGGGACGGCCGGCCAACCGCACGAACAGCGGCAGGCTCTGCAGCGGAGCGGGCGGTGTCACCGCTTGAGCCATTCCGGCACGCGCTCGGCGGCCAGGATCGTCTCCGGGTGAATGCGGTCGGCCACCACCGCGAACCGGTCGCCATCGACGAGCACTTCGGGCACCAGCGCACGGCTGTTGTAGGTCGAGGCCATCGTCGCCCCGTACGCGCCCGCGGTGCGGAAGATGCCCAGATCGCCCGACGTCACGACGTCGATGTCGCGCCCCATCGCGAAGGTGTCGCCGGTCTCGCACACCGGGCCGGCGATGTTGGCGGTCATCCGTTCGCCGGTCGGCGCGACCGCGACGAAATCGTGATACGCATCGTACATCGCAACGCGCGCGAGGTCGTTCATCGCCGCGTCGACGATCACATAGGGGTTCACGACGCCCGGCTTCACCCAGATGACCTCGGTCAGCAGGACACCGGCATTGCCCGCGATCACCCGGCCGGGTTCGAACATCAGCTCGACATCCCAGCCCGCAGTCGCACGCGCGACCATCGCGCCGTATTCGGCCGGGCTCGGCAGGTCGTCGCCGGGCTTGTAGGGAACGCCGAGCCCACCGCCGAGATCGACGCGGCTGATGGTGTGGCCCGCCGCGCGCAGCTCCGCCACGAGTTCGCCGATCCGCGCATAGGCGGCCTCGAGCGGGGCGAGATCGGCAAGCTGGCTGCCGATGTGGATCGCGACCCCGCGCAGGTCGAGCCCGTCATGCTGCGACAGCCGGTCGAACATCGCGACGGCCTGGTCGATCGCCACGCCGAACTTGTTCTCCTTGCGACCCGTCGAGATCTTCGCGTGCGTACCCGCGTCCACGTCGGGGTTCACGCGCAGCACCGCCGGCGCGCGTTCGCCGCGGGCATGGGCCAGCGCGGCGAGGACTTCGCCCTCCTCCTCCAGCTCCAGGTTGAACTGGCCGATCCCGGCATCGAGCGCCTGCGCCAGTTCGCGCCGCGTCTTGCCGACGCCCGAGAACACGATGTCCGACGCCGGGATGCCGGCCGCCAGCGCGCGCTGCATCTCGCCCGCCGAGACCACGTCGGCGCCATAGCCTTCGTCGGCCAGCACGCGCAGCACCGCGACGTTGGGATTGGCCTTGATCGCATAGGCCAGATGGACGCGGCCCGCAGGCTTCAGCGCATCGCGGAACACCTGCGCGTGGCGGCGGAAGGTGGCGGTCGAATAGACGTAGACGGGCGTGCCGACGGCCTCGGCGATCGCCGGCAGGGCGACGTCCTCGGCGTGCATGACACCGTCACGATAGGCGAAATGATCCATGGTTCAGGTCTTCAATTCGGCGGCGGCAGGTCGAACTCGTCGCTGCGGCGCGGCTGGGACGTGGTGAGCAGCTCGTCGCTGCGCTGTGGGCGTTGCTGAGTCGTGGGGGTCAGCAACTGTGCGGGCGTGGGCGGCGTTTTCGCACCATAGGGCGCGACCGGGAGCGTCTTGCCCTCCGCCGGGACGAGCCCGTCCGCTGCGCCGCAACCTGCCAGAGCAAGCGCCAACCCTGTAAGTGCCAGTAACCGTTTCATGCCGTCTCTCCCCCCGCCGTCTCGGCACGCGCCGCGCGGATCGCCGCACGCACATTGTCGGGCGCGGTGCCGCCGAAGCTGGTCCGGCTGGCGACCGACGCGTCGACCGACAGCACGCCGTACACGCGTTCGTCGATCCGCGCATCGATTGCCTTCAGGTCCTCGATCGGCAGCGCGTCGAGCGCGACCTTGCGCTCCTCCGCCAGCTTCACCGCGCGCCCGGTCACGTGATGCGCCTCGCGGAACGGCAGGCCAGCCTCGCGCACCAGCCAGTCGGCGAGATCCGTCGCGGTCGCAAAGCCGCTCTCCGCCAGCCCGCGCATCCGATCGGTGCGGAACGTCGCACTCTCGACCATCCCGGTCATCGCCGCGATCGACAGCGCGAGCAGGTCGTGCGCCTCGAACACCGGCGGCTTGTCGTCCTGCATGTCCTTCGAATAGGCGAGCGGCAGGCCCTTCATCGTCACCATCAGCGCGGTCATGCAGCCGAGGATACGCCCGGCATGCCCGCGGACCAGCTCGGCTGCATCGGGATTGCGCTTCTGTGGCATGATCGAGCTGCCGGTCGACCATTGATCGCTGAGCGCGACGAACCCGAACGGCTGCGACGCCCACAGCACGAACTCCTCGGCGAGCCGCGACAGGTGCAGCGAGGTCTGCGTCGCGGCGGTGAGATATTCGATCGCGAAATCGCGGTCGCTCACCCCGTCGAGCGAGTTGGTCATCGGCCCGTCGAAACCGAGCGCGGCGGCGGTCATCTCGCGGTCGATCGGAAAGCCGGTGCCAGCGAGTGCGGCCGAGCCGAGCGGCGAGCGGTTCATACGCGCGCGAGCATCCGCGAACCGCCCAACGTCGCGCGAAATCATCGCATGATACGCCATCAAATGATGCCCCAGCGTTACCGGCTGTGCGGACTGGAGATGCGTGAAGCCCGGCATGACGCTCGCCGCATGCTCCTCGGCGCGCGTCAGCAGCGCCGCCTGGAAGCCCGCCAGTGCCGCCAGCGCCCGGTCGATCGCGTCGCGCACCCAGAGCCGGAAATCGGTCGCGACCTGGTCATTGCGTGACCGCGCGGTGTGCAGCCGCCCGGCGACCGGCCCGATCGCCTCCGCGAGCCGCGCCTCGGTCTGCATGTGGATATCCTCGAGGACCAGATCCTCCTCGACGCCGTTCGCCGCATAATGCGCCGCCACCGTGTCGAGCCCGGCCGAGATCGTCGCGGCGTCCTCGGCCGACACGATGCCCTGCTTGCCGAGCATCGCGACATGCGCCTCGGAGCCCGCAATATCCTGCTGCCAGAGCCGCTTGTCGAAGGGAATGGAGGCGTTTATCTCGCGCATGACCGCCGCCGGGCCCTCGGCGAACCGCCCACCCCACATCGAATTGGAACCGTCCATGGTCTTGCGTCCTGTGTTCACTTCGCGCCCAATCGCCCGTCTTCCGACTATCGGTCTCGTGGGACTGGGCCTGCTGGTCGCCGGCTGCGATAGGAAATCGCCCGCGCCGGAGCAAGCGAACGTCGTCGCCGCAAACGCCGCGTCCGCCGACGAGGTGACGTCCGGGCCAGCCCCCGACGAAGCCACCAGCCCTGCCGCCAGCACCGAAAAGCTCGACCGCAGCCACAAGGGCGAGACCGGCCCGACGGTCGCCTTCACCGCGCCCGACGGCAAATCGGTCATGCTCGCGTCGTTCAAGGGCAAGCCGTTGCTGCTTAACATGTGGGCAACGTGGTGCGCGCCATGCGTGGCGGAAATGCCGACGCTCGATGCCGCGGCGAAGTCGCTGGACGGCAAGGTGCAGGTGATCGCGGTCAGCCAGGACATGCAGGGCGCAGAGAAGGTGACGCCGTTCTTCGCGCAGAAAACATTCTCCACGCTGAAGCCGTATCTCGATCCGAAGCTCGGCCTCAGCCTCGCATACCAGGCGAACCTGCCGACCACGATCCTCTACGATTCGGCCGGCAAGGAGGTCTGGCGGATGACCGGCGGCTATGAATGGAACACGCCGGCCGCGGCAAAGCTGATCGCCGAAGCCTCGTAACGCGTTGATCCCGAACAGGTTGTGCCGACCCGCCTTGGTGACGAGCCAAAGGTTGATGGCGGGCCGGCACGCTTCCTCTTAACGCGTCGGGCGATGCCAAAGGTGTAAACAACATCGAAATGCGATGAACCGAGTGGGCTATTCTGGCGTGCACCGACATACCGGACGCTGGTCGGCGACTTACCAGTAGCGGCTACCCGGCACGCCCTTGAATGGGCCGGCAAGATCGGCCGTGATCCAGCCCCCGTAAAACTCCCCGGGTTGCGGGATGACGCGTTCGCCATCGACGAAGCATCCGTCGAACGGGCCTGCATAGAACGCGATGTGATCGCGCAACACCGCAAACGCCGGCGTCGGCGACGGGTAGCTCCACGCGACATCGCGCACGACGTCGCCCGCGATCTCGACGTCGTAATACACGGCGTTGCCCTTCCATTCGCAAAAGGATTGCCGCGCGGATCGCCGGAGCGCCGACATCACAATGTCGGATGGCGGGATGTAATAGCTCGGCGGATGGCTCGTCTCGATCGTGCGGACGCTGCGCCGCGTGTCGGCAAGCGTCACCCCGCGGTGCTCGATCAGGATATGACGATCGCTGCGCTGCGCGATCGCCGGGCGCGGATATTTCCAGACGCTTTCCTGGCCCGGTCGCGCGATATCGGGAATGACGGGTTTCATGTGGTTCGGTCGATCCTCCGGGCAACGGACTGCAAGCGGGGACGGACGTGGAGGAACGCGCGATACACCCGCTCCAGGCCGGCCAGGACGACGGGGTTGCGCGCCGCCAACCCGATCGGGCGCAGCAGCGGGATGGCCCGCCACATCGCCGCGAAGGCGGCCGCGCCGGACAGCATCCGATCCCCTTCGCGCGCGTGGAACCGCGCCAGCATCGCGTTGCGGTCGATCGGGCAGGTCGTTTCGCCGTTGCTGGCATCGACGAAATCGATCGCGCCGCGACGATCGAGGCGACGCATCAGCGCGATCTCGCGTCGGCACAGCGGGCATCCGCCGTCGTGCCAGACCGTCAGGCGGGTCATGCCTTGCCGCGGTCGTTGGACCGGTTCCGCTCCCAAATGCGCTCGGCGAGCAAGGTCGCGAACCCCAGCCATGCGACGAACGGCACCGCCGTCGCCGCCGCCGTCCGATCGACCTTCGCCGCGGCCGCGACATAGCCGGCACCGCTCGCGATCATCGCACCCGATGCGACCGCGCTGGGCCCCAATGCCTTGCGGCGAAAGAACAATTCGGTCCAGCCGCCGACCATGCCGGTATTCAGCAGCCAGAGTCCGACCGCCAGGTTGCGCGGCGCATCGGCGGGGCGACGCAACAGCCGATAGCCGCCGACCGCAAGGCCGGTCTCGAGAACGGGCCATACCGCCCCGAACGCGGCATCGGGCGGCGTGTAGGCTGGCTTGTCGAGCCGCTTGTACCAGCGTCGGATACCGGGATGCGACGGATCTGGCGCGTTACGCCGTCCGAGCACGGCGCTGGCGCCGAGCACCGCCACGACGACCGCCAGCGCGGCCGGACGGGACAAGCCGCCACCGCGGTCTTCCGTGATCGCATCGCGTACGCTGTGGGTCATGCTCGCCGTCCTCATCCCGGGCCCGCTGCCCGCTCCACCATAGCGAAGCAGCGCCGCCGACGTTCCGCCCCGACGGCCTGCGCCGCGCGATCGATGCGGATGGCGATGTCTACCGGCCGGGTTGGCGGGATGGGTTCGGCGTCCTCTTGCCAGCTCTCCGCCAAAGTTTGTCCGTTCGGCCGATAACGAATCCTGCATCCCCGAGACCGGTCGACACCGTGGCGATACCGAAGACGGGGGACCTCATTCAGCCGCGTACGCGCCGCGCCGCATGACATAGTCGCGCGTTTCGTACGGGGCGGCGAGACCCTCGACCCAGGCGCCATGCGCGTGCGTCAGCGCGACCAGCTCCATCGCGCGCTCGCCCGGCCAGCCGTGCACGCGCACCTCGTGCCGGTGGAGATCGCGGTTCGGCTCCATCATCACCCAGCCCAGCGGGCGCGCGACCGTCGCCCGCGCTCCCGCCGCGTCCATCGCGATCCGGATCCGCTCGCGCGAGGCCGCCGGCAGATACTGCCACACCACCGAATGCATCAGCACGCGCGTGACCCCCTCGGGTTGCGGCGCGACCAATTGCGCCTCGACCCAGTCCGCTGCATCCCCCTCGACCAGATCGACGCCGCCCGCGCGGACCATGTCGATCGCCGCGGCGAGCCGCGCCTGTCGCTCGACCGCATCGACCCAGACATACGCCTCGAGCCGTGCCGCCGCGACGGGATCGGCGACGTCCACCGGCTGGATATCGACGCCGCGGGTCGACTCGATTGCGACCGGCGCGCCAGGTGGCGGCGCGCCGCGCCATTCGGGGCGGATCGTTACCGGCGATGCCGATGGCCCGACGGTCACGCCGCCAAGATCGAACCGATAGCGATCGATCAGCAGGTTGAGCCCCGCGCTCGATCCGATCTCGAGCACCTCGAACCGCGGCCCGTATCGCTCGGCGAGATGCAAGATGCCGGTCATCATGCCGGCGGACCGCGCCGCCTCGTTGGTCTGCGGCGGCCCGTCAAGCCACGGCAGCAAGGCCGCATCCTGCGCGACGAGCGTGGCCTTGACCGTCGCCGCAACGCGCGTCGGGTCGGTCTCCGCGCCGGCGAACACCGCCGACAGCGCCGGGTCCACACCCGCGCGGTGCAGCGCGTGCAACCCGCCGACCAGGCGCAACGCCAGCGCATCGGCGACCGGCTCGCCCGCCCAGTCGAGCGCCCGCCGCCCCGTCGCGCTGTCACGGTCGAGCGCGTGCGCCAGCGCCGTGCAGACCCGCGCCGTCACCGGCGCGTCCATCGCGGTGCAATAGCCCGCCTGGATGTCGAAGCACGCGCGGTTTGCCGGTTCATTTGCCATGTGCAGGTTGTTGCACCCGCCAAGCCCCACCCGTAAAGCCCGGCGGGTGCCTGACTCCCAGATCATCATCGCCGTCCCCAAGGGACGTATCCTCGCCGAGGCGCTGCCGCTGCTCGCGCGTGCCGGCATCCATCCCGAAGCGTCGTTCTCCGACGAGAACAGCCGCGCGCTCCGGTTCGCGACCAACGATCCGGACATCTCGCTGATCCGGGTGCGCGCGTTCGACGTCGCCACCTTCGTTGCGCACGGCGCGGCACAGCTCGGCATCGTTGGGTCGGACGTGATCGCGGAGTTTGGCTACTCGGAACTCTACGCGCCGGTCGATCTCGGCATCGGCCATTGCCGCCTGTCGGTCGCCGAGCCCGCCGAGATGGCGGCCAAGGACGATCCGCGCGGCTGGAGCCACGTCCGCGTCGCGACCAAATACCCGCACGTGACCGCGGCGCATTTTGCAGGCCGCGGCGTGCAGGCGGAATGCGTGAAGCTCAACGGCGCGATGGAGTTGGCACCGACGCTCGGCCTCGCACCGCGCATCGTCGACCTCGTCTCGTCGGGCCGCACGTTGCTGGAGAACGGCTTGGTCGAGGTCGAGACGATCATGGAGGTCACCAGCCGCTTGGTGGTCAACCGCGCCGCGATGAAGACGCGCAGCCGCGTGGTGCCATTGGTCGAGGCGTTCCGTCGCGCGGTCGAGTCGCAGGAGCAGGCGGCATGATCCGCCTTTCCACGTCGGACGCCGACTTCGCGACCCGCTTCACCGCCTTGGTCGAGGATCGCCGCGAGTCCGATGCAGGCGTCACGCAGGACGTCGCTGCGATCATCGCGTCCGTCCGTCGCGATGGCGAGACGGCTATCCGCAACCTCACGCAAAAACACGATCGCCACGACCTCGAAACGACCGGCTGGCAGATCGACGCGAGCGACTGCAGGGCCGCGTTCGACGCGCTCGATCCCGATCTGCGCACCGCGCTCGAACTCGCCGCGACTCGCATCCGCGCGTACCACGAAAAACAGCGGCCGCTCGACAGCGACTCGGTCGACTCGGCGGGCGTAAGGCTCGGCGCGCGCTGGTTGCCGGTCGACGCCGCCGGCATCTACGTCCCCGGTGGCCGCGCCGCCTATCCCTCGTCGCTGCTGATGAACGCGATCCCCGCCAAGGTTGCAGGCGTCGGACGTCTGACGATGGTCACCCCGACTCCCGACGGCCAGATCAACCCGCTAGTCCTCGCCGCCGCGCATCTCGCCGGCGTCGACGAAGTCTGGCGTGTCGGTGGCGCTCAGGCGGTCGCGGCGCTGGCATACGGTGCCGGACGGATCGCACCGGTCGACGTCATCACCGGCCCCGGCAACGCCTGGGTCGCCGAGGCCAAGCGCCAGGTCTACGGTGTCGTGGGCATCGACATGGTCGCGGGCCCGTCGGAGATCGTCGTCGTCGCGGACGCGCTGAACGACCCCGAATGGACCGCCGCCGATCTGC from Sphingomonas sp. HMP9 encodes:
- a CDS encoding DUF2332 domain-containing protein; this translates as MANEPANRACFDIQAGYCTAMDAPVTARVCTALAHALDRDSATGRRALDWAGEPVADALALRLVGGLHALHRAGVDPALSAVFAGAETDPTRVAATVKATLVAQDAALLPWLDGPPQTNEAARSAGMMTGILHLAERYGPRFEVLEIGSSAGLNLLIDRYRFDLGGVTVGPSASPVTIRPEWRGAPPPGAPVAIESTRGVDIQPVDVADPVAAARLEAYVWVDAVERQARLAAAIDMVRAGGVDLVEGDAADWVEAQLVAPQPEGVTRVLMHSVVWQYLPAASRERIRIAMDAAGARATVARPLGWVMMEPNRDLHRHEVRVHGWPGERAMELVALTHAHGAWVEGLAAPYETRDYVMRRGAYAAE
- the hisG gene encoding ATP phosphoribosyltransferase, whose translation is MPDSQIIIAVPKGRILAEALPLLARAGIHPEASFSDENSRALRFATNDPDISLIRVRAFDVATFVAHGAAQLGIVGSDVIAEFGYSELYAPVDLGIGHCRLSVAEPAEMAAKDDPRGWSHVRVATKYPHVTAAHFAGRGVQAECVKLNGAMELAPTLGLAPRIVDLVSSGRTLLENGLVEVETIMEVTSRLVVNRAAMKTRSRVVPLVEAFRRAVESQEQAA
- a CDS encoding TlpA family protein disulfide reductase; protein product: MGLGLLVAGCDRKSPAPEQANVVAANAASADEVTSGPAPDEATSPAASTEKLDRSHKGETGPTVAFTAPDGKSVMLASFKGKPLLLNMWATWCAPCVAEMPTLDAAAKSLDGKVQVIAVSQDMQGAEKVTPFFAQKTFSTLKPYLDPKLGLSLAYQANLPTTILYDSAGKEVWRMTGGYEWNTPAAAKLIAEAS
- the lysA gene encoding diaminopimelate decarboxylase, encoding MDHFAYRDGVMHAEDVALPAIAEAVGTPVYVYSTATFRRHAQVFRDALKPAGRVHLAYAIKANPNVAVLRVLADEGYGADVVSAGEMQRALAAGIPASDIVFSGVGKTRRELAQALDAGIGQFNLELEEEGEVLAALAHARGERAPAVLRVNPDVDAGTHAKISTGRKENKFGVAIDQAVAMFDRLSQHDGLDLRGVAIHIGSQLADLAPLEAAYARIGELVAELRAAGHTISRVDLGGGLGVPYKPGDDLPSPAEYGAMVARATAGWDVELMFEPGRVIAGNAGVLLTEVIWVKPGVVNPYVIVDAAMNDLARVAMYDAYHDFVAVAPTGERMTANIAGPVCETGDTFAMGRDIDVVTSGDLGIFRTAGAYGATMASTYNSRALVPEVLVDGDRFAVVADRIHPETILAAERVPEWLKR
- the hisD gene encoding histidinol dehydrogenase, with product MIRLSTSDADFATRFTALVEDRRESDAGVTQDVAAIIASVRRDGETAIRNLTQKHDRHDLETTGWQIDASDCRAAFDALDPDLRTALELAATRIRAYHEKQRPLDSDSVDSAGVRLGARWLPVDAAGIYVPGGRAAYPSSLLMNAIPAKVAGVGRLTMVTPTPDGQINPLVLAAAHLAGVDEVWRVGGAQAVAALAYGAGRIAPVDVITGPGNAWVAEAKRQVYGVVGIDMVAGPSEIVVVADALNDPEWTAADLLSQAEHDVTTQSILFTDDAAFADKVADAVDRQLRDLATEAVARVAWDTNGAIVVVDTLADAIPLVDRLAAEHLQLAIPDPQGFFDRIRHAGSVFLGRYTPEAIGDYVAGPNHVLPTGRRARFASGLSVLDFMKRTSFLALDEAALRELGPATVALANAEGLPAHAKSVALRLRLNH
- the argH gene encoding argininosuccinate lyase, whose amino-acid sequence is MWGGRFAEGPAAVMREINASIPFDKRLWQQDIAGSEAHVAMLGKQGIVSAEDAATISAGLDTVAAHYAANGVEEDLVLEDIHMQTEARLAEAIGPVAGRLHTARSRNDQVATDFRLWVRDAIDRALAALAGFQAALLTRAEEHAASVMPGFTHLQSAQPVTLGHHLMAYHAMISRDVGRFADARARMNRSPLGSAALAGTGFPIDREMTAAALGFDGPMTNSLDGVSDRDFAIEYLTAATQTSLHLSRLAEEFVLWASQPFGFVALSDQWSTGSSIMPQKRNPDAAELVRGHAGRILGCMTALMVTMKGLPLAYSKDMQDDKPPVFEAHDLLALSIAAMTGMVESATFRTDRMRGLAESGFATATDLADWLVREAGLPFREAHHVTGRAVKLAEERKVALDALPIEDLKAIDARIDERVYGVLSVDASVASRTSFGGTAPDNVRAAIRAARAETAGGETA
- a CDS encoding thiol-disulfide oxidoreductase DCC family protein, whose protein sequence is MTRLTVWHDGGCPLCRREIALMRRLDRRGAIDFVDASNGETTCPIDRNAMLARFHAREGDRMLSGAAAFAAMWRAIPLLRPIGLAARNPVVLAGLERVYRAFLHVRPRLQSVARRIDRTT
- a CDS encoding DUF427 domain-containing protein, coding for MKPVIPDIARPGQESVWKYPRPAIAQRSDRHILIEHRGVTLADTRRSVRTIETSHPPSYYIPPSDIVMSALRRSARQSFCEWKGNAVYYDVEIAGDVVRDVAWSYPSPTPAFAVLRDHIAFYAGPFDGCFVDGERVIPQPGEFYGGWITADLAGPFKGVPGSRYW
- a CDS encoding precorrin-2 dehydrogenase/sirohydrochlorin ferrochelatase family protein; this translates as MAQAVTPPAPLQSLPLFVRLAGRPVILLGEGEAADAKRRLLDRAGADVVGEDAAASLAIVAIDDEDEALAAVARLKARGILVNAVDRSALCDFTLPAIVDRAPVLIAIGTSGVSAGLAAALRQRLEALIPADLGKLALALQAARVALRTRWPDMGERRRALATAMGAGGMLDPLSPTHDVDAWLAPTGTPAARRDVAITLVLLSDDPEDLTLRQARALASADRVYHRADVPAAILDRARADAARLCAVMPADPGTGLSVEIEMAL
- a CDS encoding TspO/MBR family protein, with translation MTHSVRDAITEDRGGGLSRPAALAVVVAVLGASAVLGRRNAPDPSHPGIRRWYKRLDKPAYTPPDAAFGAVWPVLETGLAVGGYRLLRRPADAPRNLAVGLWLLNTGMVGGWTELFFRRKALGPSAVASGAMIASGAGYVAAAAKVDRTAAATAVPFVAWLGFATLLAERIWERNRSNDRGKA